The following proteins are co-located in the Blattabacterium sp. (Blatta orientalis) str. Tarazona genome:
- a CDS encoding nucleoside deaminase → MKIALEEALIAFHKDEVPIGAAITYENVIIARAHNLTETLSDITAHAEMLVINLASDYLGKKYIQECTLYVTMEPCIMCAGALFFSQIGRVVCGTLNYKRGFLYTGIKLHPKTKFLSGIMKNQCKNLLQEFFFFKRKRGI, encoded by the coding sequence ATGAAAATAGCCCTAGAAGAGGCTTTAATAGCTTTTCATAAAGATGAAGTCCCTATAGGAGCTGCAATAACATATGAAAATGTAATTATAGCTAGGGCACATAATTTAACTGAAACTTTAAGTGATATTACTGCACATGCAGAAATGTTAGTCATAAACTTAGCTTCTGATTATCTAGGAAAGAAATATATACAAGAATGTACTTTATATGTGACTATGGAACCTTGTATTATGTGTGCTGGAGCTTTGTTTTTTTCTCAAATAGGAAGAGTAGTATGTGGAACGCTAAATTATAAAAGAGGTTTTTTATATACGGGAATTAAATTGCATCCTAAAACAAAATTTTTATCTGGCATAATGAAAAATCAATGTAAGAATCTTCTACAGGAATTCTTCTTTTTCAAAAGAAAAAGGGGGATATAG
- a CDS encoding 50S ribosomal protein L25, which yields MQYVNISGKKRNIGKKFIETIRLSGEVPCILYGKDINIPFSTSLETFKKLVYTQEFYGVSIQIEGEDKNIKAVKKEIQFDPISEKILHADFCKIEDYKPMILEIPIKTFGRPIGVSKGGEYYSPIRKLKVKAFPSSFPKYIKLDVQSLDIGDRITVKDLLKKEYNILHPLNTLVARVKTSRIIISTDEVVKSSQDEKKTLNLKKIKKLRNKIIK from the coding sequence ATGCAATATGTAAATATATCCGGAAAAAAAAGAAATATAGGGAAAAAGTTTATTGAAACCATTCGACTTTCCGGAGAAGTCCCTTGCATTTTATATGGAAAGGATATCAATATTCCATTTTCTACTTCCTTAGAAACTTTTAAAAAGTTGGTATATACACAAGAATTTTATGGGGTTTCTATTCAAATAGAAGGAGAAGATAAAAATATCAAAGCAGTTAAAAAAGAGATTCAATTTGATCCTATTAGTGAAAAAATTTTGCATGCTGATTTTTGCAAAATAGAAGATTATAAACCGATGATATTGGAAATTCCTATAAAAACTTTTGGAAGACCTATTGGAGTTTCCAAAGGGGGAGAATATTATTCTCCGATTAGAAAATTAAAAGTAAAAGCTTTTCCTTCTTCTTTTCCAAAATATATCAAATTGGATGTTCAATCTTTAGACATTGGAGATAGAATAACGGTAAAAGATCTACTGAAAAAGGAATATAATATTTTACATCCTTTAAATACTCTGGTAGCCAGAGTAAAAACTTCTCGTATTATTATTTCTACTGATGAGGTTGTGAAAAGCTCTCAAGACGAAAAAAAGACCTTAAATCTAAAGAAGATAAAAAAATTAAGAAATAAAATAATCAAGTGA
- a CDS encoding ribose-phosphate pyrophosphokinase produces the protein MHKKNIIYESKGTLFSTRSGLKLSENIAYHYGNFLGKVRFLEFSDGEYSPFFEQSVRGSRVFLIGSTFPPVDNLMELLLMCDAARRASAHNITLVIPYFGWGRQDHKDKPRTPIAAKLIANLMVASGANRVMTMDLHADQIQGFFDIPVDHLYASRIFIDYIKKLKLDQLTIASPDMGGAKRARSYAGYLGTDVVICYKERKKANEIEFMNLIGNVKEKNIILLDDMVDTAGTLTEAASLIKKQGAKSVRAIATHPVLSGNSYERIIKSSLEELVVTDTIPLKKNNEKIKVLSCAPLFAEVMQSIHNDESISNKFII, from the coding sequence TTGCATAAAAAAAACATAATATATGAATCAAAAGGTACTCTTTTTTCTACAAGAAGTGGATTAAAATTATCAGAGAATATAGCTTATCATTATGGAAATTTTTTAGGAAAAGTCCGTTTTTTGGAATTTAGTGATGGAGAATATTCCCCTTTTTTTGAACAGTCTGTTCGTGGATCACGAGTATTTTTGATTGGATCAACTTTTCCTCCAGTGGATAATTTGATGGAATTACTTTTAATGTGTGATGCAGCACGAAGGGCATCCGCTCATAACATTACACTTGTTATTCCATACTTTGGATGGGGGAGACAAGATCATAAGGATAAACCAAGGACTCCTATTGCCGCAAAACTTATAGCTAATTTAATGGTAGCATCAGGAGCTAATAGAGTAATGACCATGGATTTACATGCAGATCAGATTCAGGGTTTTTTTGATATTCCTGTAGATCATTTATATGCATCTAGAATATTTATTGATTATATAAAAAAATTGAAACTGGATCAACTAACCATAGCTTCTCCAGATATGGGAGGAGCAAAAAGAGCTAGAAGCTATGCAGGATATTTAGGAACAGATGTGGTGATCTGCTATAAAGAAAGAAAGAAGGCAAATGAAATAGAATTTATGAATCTTATTGGAAATGTCAAAGAAAAAAATATCATTCTCCTAGATGATATGGTAGATACAGCAGGAACTTTAACAGAAGCAGCTAGTCTAATTAAAAAACAAGGAGCTAAAAGTGTACGTGCTATAGCTACTCATCCCGTTTTGTCAGGAAATTCATATGAAAGAATCATAAAATCCTCTCTTGAAGAATTAGTTGTTACGGATACCATTCCTCTCAAAAAAAATAATGAAAAAATAAAAGTATTATCTTGCGCTCCTCTTTTTGCAGAAGTGATGCAATCGATCCATAATGATGAATCCATTAGTAATAAATTTATAATTTAA
- a CDS encoding thymidylate synthase, with protein MEQYLDLLKNVLKNGIKKMDRTGIGTKSLFGYQMRFDLKKGFPLLTTKKLSIRSIIYELLWFLKGYTNIQYLKENKVSIWNEWANENGDLGPIYGLQWRKWPAYDGHFIDQITNLIKEIKSNPHSRRLIVSSWNVGMIQEMRLPPCHLLFQFYVSEKKQLSLQLYQRSADIFLGLPFNIASYALLLTMVAKTLNFIAKELIHTIGDAHIYNNHTEQVKLQIQRSPKPLPKILLNPSVKNVFDFSFEDFKLINYNPHPHIKGDIAV; from the coding sequence ATGGAACAATATTTGGATCTCTTAAAAAATGTTTTAAAAAATGGAATAAAAAAAATGGATCGTACTGGGATAGGAACAAAAAGTTTATTTGGATATCAAATGAGATTTGATTTAAAAAAAGGATTTCCTCTTTTAACTACCAAGAAATTAAGCATCCGTTCTATTATTTATGAGTTATTATGGTTTTTGAAAGGATATACAAATATCCAGTATCTAAAAGAAAATAAAGTATCTATATGGAATGAATGGGCTAATGAAAACGGAGATCTAGGTCCAATATATGGATTACAATGGCGTAAATGGCCTGCTTATGATGGTCATTTTATTGATCAAATCACTAATCTTATAAAAGAAATAAAATCAAATCCTCATTCACGACGTTTGATTGTTTCTTCTTGGAATGTAGGAATGATTCAAGAAATGAGATTACCTCCCTGCCATTTACTTTTTCAATTTTATGTTTCCGAAAAAAAACAATTGTCTTTACAATTATATCAAAGAAGTGCAGATATTTTTCTTGGATTACCTTTTAATATTGCTTCTTATGCTTTATTACTTACTATGGTAGCTAAAACACTCAATTTTATAGCCAAAGAACTCATTCATACTATAGGGGATGCTCATATATATAATAACCATACAGAACAAGTGAAACTTCAAATACAACGTTCCCCTAAACCCTTACCAAAAATTCTTTTAAATCCCTCTGTAAAAAATGTATTTGATTTTTCTTTCGAAGATTTTAAATTAATCAATTACAATCCTCATCCCCATATAAAAGGAGACATAGCTGTTTAA
- the thrC gene encoding threonine synthase has translation MLYYSLEDHKKLVSFDKAVLRGLAIDGGLYFPEYIPILKRKFLENLQKYDIYTIAMEVIQPYIGKSISEESILRIIQKTLNFPFPLQRIHDNIYALELFHGPTLAFKDVGAKFMAGCLSHFYKKIGKLVTVLVATSGDTGGAVAKGFHNVSGIEVIILYPYKGVSLLQEKQMTCLGGNILAIEIKGNFDDCQSMVKKAFLDNKIRDKYLLTSANSINIARWLPQMFYYFLAYRKIIEENRKLIFSVPSGNFGNICAGMMAEKMGLPIKYFIASTNINDTIPRFLKTEKYHPLPVKKTISNAMDISHPSNFSRIWHLYKESIVQLRKKLSSYQFTDEETLAIIEMVWKEHKYMLDPHGAIGYLGLIQYLQEIKDPLATAVFLETAHPIKFLDHMPYSLREEILIPKKLEVLLNSEKSEKKISMSNNYDMFQNWLINR, from the coding sequence ATGTTATATTACAGTTTAGAAGATCATAAAAAACTAGTTTCTTTTGATAAGGCAGTTTTAAGAGGTTTAGCAATAGATGGAGGGCTATATTTTCCGGAATATATTCCTATTCTAAAACGTAAGTTCCTGGAAAATCTCCAAAAATATGATATATACACTATTGCTATGGAGGTTATTCAACCATATATAGGAAAATCTATTTCTGAAGAATCTATCTTACGTATTATTCAGAAAACTTTGAATTTCCCTTTTCCATTACAAAGAATTCACGACAATATATACGCGTTAGAGCTTTTTCATGGGCCGACTTTAGCCTTTAAAGACGTAGGGGCTAAATTTATGGCCGGATGTTTAAGTCATTTTTACAAAAAAATAGGGAAATTAGTTACTGTTTTAGTAGCCACTTCTGGAGATACTGGAGGGGCGGTTGCCAAAGGATTTCATAATGTTTCTGGAATAGAGGTTATCATATTATATCCCTATAAAGGGGTAAGCTTATTGCAGGAAAAGCAAATGACTTGTTTAGGGGGGAATATTCTAGCTATAGAAATAAAGGGAAATTTTGATGATTGCCAATCCATGGTTAAAAAAGCTTTCTTAGACAATAAAATACGAGATAAATATCTACTAACTTCTGCTAATTCTATTAACATAGCAAGATGGCTTCCTCAAATGTTTTATTATTTTTTAGCTTATAGAAAAATAATAGAAGAAAATAGAAAATTGATTTTTTCAGTTCCAAGTGGAAATTTTGGGAATATTTGTGCGGGAATGATGGCTGAAAAAATGGGATTGCCTATTAAGTATTTTATAGCATCCACAAATATTAATGACACCATTCCTAGATTTTTAAAAACGGAAAAATATCATCCTCTTCCAGTAAAAAAAACGATATCAAATGCCATGGACATATCCCATCCGAGTAATTTTTCTCGGATATGGCATTTATATAAAGAAAGCATAGTGCAATTACGAAAAAAATTGTCCTCTTATCAATTTACAGATGAAGAAACTTTAGCCATTATAGAAATGGTATGGAAAGAACATAAATATATGCTAGATCCCCATGGAGCTATTGGTTATTTAGGACTTATACAATACCTACAAGAGATTAAAGATCCTTTAGCTACAGCTGTTTTTTTAGAAACAGCTCATCCTATTAAATTTTTAGATCATATGCCATATTCTTTGCGAGAAGAAATTCTTATTCCTAAAAAATTAGAAGTTCTTTTGAATTCAGAAAAAAGTGAAAAAAAAATATCGATGTCCAACAATTACGATATGTTTCAAAATTGGTTAATTAATAGATAG
- a CDS encoding homoserine kinase yields the protein MNRIKILSPATVANLACGFDVIGLSLDIPVDEILLYKSNNPGIRINRIDGTTLPNDPKKNVAFVALQALLKKYQKKQRFYKEKKIGFEIELIKNIHPGSGIGSSAASAAGVVYGANILLGNPFNRMQLIRFAMEGERIASGTAHADNVAPAIMGGVTLVRSYQPLDITKLHSPNELWVSIIHPQIEIKTSDAREILKQKILMTDAIRQWGNIGALVAGLYQENYELISRSLEDFIVEPIRAMLIPAFYELKIRCKEIGALGGGISGSGPSVFMLSKGNDIAKKVTEVMNRVYSPLKVDYKTYTSPINQQGVKVSEIL from the coding sequence ATGAATAGGATTAAAATATTGTCACCAGCTACTGTAGCTAATTTAGCTTGCGGTTTTGATGTTATTGGATTATCTTTAGATATTCCAGTAGATGAAATTCTTTTATACAAGTCAAATAATCCTGGAATACGTATTAATCGAATAGATGGAACCACATTACCTAATGATCCAAAAAAAAATGTAGCTTTTGTGGCTTTACAAGCTTTGTTAAAAAAATATCAGAAAAAACAAAGATTTTATAAAGAGAAAAAAATAGGTTTTGAAATAGAATTAATTAAAAATATACATCCAGGAAGTGGGATAGGCTCTAGTGCTGCTAGTGCTGCTGGGGTTGTATATGGAGCTAATATATTACTAGGAAACCCGTTTAATAGGATGCAACTGATACGTTTTGCTATGGAAGGAGAACGTATAGCCAGTGGAACTGCTCATGCGGATAATGTAGCTCCTGCTATTATGGGAGGAGTCACCTTAGTAAGAAGTTATCAACCTTTAGACATTACGAAATTGCATTCTCCAAATGAATTATGGGTAAGCATAATTCATCCACAAATTGAAATAAAAACTTCTGACGCTAGAGAAATACTAAAACAAAAAATCTTAATGACAGATGCTATCCGACAATGGGGAAATATAGGTGCATTAGTAGCAGGATTATATCAAGAAAATTATGAACTCATTAGTAGATCTCTAGAAGATTTTATTGTTGAACCCATACGTGCTATGCTGATTCCTGCATTTTACGAATTAAAAATAAGATGTAAAGAAATAGGAGCTTTAGGTGGAGGGATATCTGGATCAGGTCCTTCTGTATTTATGTTAAGTAAAGGAAATGATATCGCAAAAAAAGTTACTGAAGTGATGAATCGTGTTTATTCTCCATTAAAAGTAGATTATAAAACTTATACTTCTCCTATTAATCAACAAGGAGTAAAGGTTTCTGAAATCCTTTAA
- the thrA gene encoding bifunctional aspartate kinase/homoserine dehydrogenase I, whose product MQVLKFGGSSVAHSDSIKRICSLLEKKPKGRYAIVVSALGNITDQLIQCGKLASERKNIYKNILEEIEIRHLNIIRELFPITYQSHLISWIKKNINDLESLCDGVFQVEELSKRSLDKIMSFGELSSSFLIAEKLKQSGLDAVCKDSRELIITDSQFGCAQVDFITSNHHIIQFFREKTSEYIVLPGFIGSTLENETTTLGRGGSDYTAAILAAAISASLLEIWTDVSGMMTANPKIVNQAFPIKEISYEEAMELSHFGAKVIYPPTIQPAMKKHIPIQIKNTFSPVDPGTLIYISKCTNISQPVTGISGIQNLALLTLEGSGMVGIPGYSKRLFEALSREKINVIFITQSSSEHSITTGIHEMDVIKAKAAIDSEFAQEIHQRRIDPLTIEKDLCIIAVVGDNMKNLHGTSGKMFSSLGRNSINVRAIAQGSTEKNISAVIRKTDFKKALNTLHEAFFESPPKQINLFICGVGKVGSKLLEQIDQQQNYLLEELKLQVRVIGLSNSKKMYFDDNGINLFQWKNHLNKKGQKMNIYSFMEEVWKFNLRNSLFVDNTASEEMAMTYEKFLQNGIGVITCNKIACSSDYDHYKRLKTLSRHFKAPFLFETNVGASLPVISTLNDLINSGDKIKKIESVLSGSLNFIFNHFVGEKSFLEVVKEAQLKGYTEPDPRIDLSGLDVMRKILILARECGAPLELSDIHQKSFLPESCSKVISIENFYQELHQYRDYFFKIRKEAEKEKKRLRFIARYENGRASVGLESVKQSHPFYQLEGKDNMVLYNTSRYAEQPLIIRGAGAGAEVTASGVFSDIIKATK is encoded by the coding sequence ATGCAAGTTTTAAAATTTGGGGGAAGTTCCGTGGCTCATTCTGATTCCATAAAACGTATTTGTTCTTTATTAGAAAAGAAACCAAAAGGAAGATATGCTATTGTGGTATCTGCATTAGGAAATATTACCGATCAGTTAATTCAATGTGGAAAATTAGCTTCTGAAAGAAAAAATATTTATAAAAATATTTTAGAAGAAATAGAAATTCGTCATCTTAATATTATTAGAGAGTTATTTCCAATTACTTATCAAAGTCATTTAATTAGTTGGATAAAAAAGAATATCAATGATTTAGAAAGTTTATGTGACGGGGTTTTTCAGGTAGAAGAACTCTCAAAACGTTCTTTAGATAAAATCATGAGTTTTGGAGAACTAAGTTCTTCTTTTCTCATTGCGGAAAAACTAAAACAATCTGGTTTAGATGCTGTTTGCAAAGACAGTAGAGAGTTGATTATCACAGATTCTCAATTCGGATGTGCACAAGTAGATTTTATCACAAGCAATCACCATATTATTCAGTTTTTTAGGGAGAAAACATCCGAATATATTGTTTTACCAGGTTTTATAGGATCTACTTTAGAAAATGAAACCACCACTCTTGGGAGAGGAGGTTCTGATTATACGGCAGCTATTTTAGCAGCGGCCATATCTGCAAGTTTGCTTGAAATATGGACGGATGTGAGTGGAATGATGACGGCAAATCCAAAAATTGTGAATCAAGCCTTTCCTATTAAAGAGATTTCTTATGAAGAGGCTATGGAATTATCGCATTTTGGAGCAAAAGTTATTTATCCTCCTACGATACAACCAGCTATGAAAAAACATATTCCTATACAAATTAAAAATACTTTTTCTCCTGTAGATCCAGGAACTTTGATTTACATTAGCAAATGTACTAATATTAGTCAACCAGTTACCGGAATTTCTGGAATTCAGAATTTGGCTTTGCTGACTCTTGAAGGAAGTGGGATGGTAGGTATTCCAGGTTATTCAAAACGCTTATTTGAAGCTTTGTCACGTGAAAAAATAAATGTTATTTTTATTACCCAAAGTTCTTCAGAACATTCTATAACTACCGGGATCCATGAAATGGATGTCATCAAAGCAAAGGCTGCAATAGATAGCGAATTTGCTCAAGAGATCCATCAAAGACGTATTGATCCATTAACGATAGAAAAAGATCTTTGTATCATTGCCGTAGTGGGAGACAATATGAAAAATCTTCATGGAACTAGTGGGAAAATGTTTTCTTCCTTAGGGAGAAACAGTATTAATGTTAGAGCAATTGCACAAGGATCTACTGAAAAAAATATATCTGCTGTTATTCGAAAAACTGATTTTAAAAAAGCTTTGAATACCTTGCATGAAGCTTTTTTCGAAAGCCCTCCAAAACAAATTAATCTATTCATTTGTGGAGTAGGTAAAGTTGGAAGTAAATTACTTGAACAAATTGATCAACAACAAAATTACTTGCTTGAAGAGTTAAAGCTACAAGTAAGAGTAATTGGATTATCTAATAGCAAAAAAATGTATTTTGATGATAATGGGATAAATTTATTTCAATGGAAAAATCATCTGAATAAAAAAGGTCAGAAGATGAATATCTATTCTTTCATGGAAGAAGTCTGGAAATTTAATCTAAGAAATAGTTTATTTGTAGATAATACTGCTAGTGAAGAAATGGCTATGACTTATGAAAAATTTTTGCAGAATGGAATTGGAGTAATCACTTGTAACAAAATAGCTTGTTCTTCTGATTATGATCATTATAAAAGATTAAAAACTCTTTCTAGGCATTTTAAAGCTCCCTTTTTATTCGAAACCAATGTAGGAGCTAGTCTTCCAGTGATTAGTACTCTGAACGATCTTATAAATAGTGGAGATAAAATCAAAAAAATAGAATCTGTATTATCTGGAAGTTTAAATTTCATTTTTAATCATTTCGTAGGAGAAAAATCCTTTTTAGAAGTTGTAAAAGAAGCTCAATTAAAAGGATATACGGAACCAGATCCTCGCATTGATCTTAGTGGATTAGATGTCATGCGAAAAATACTTATTTTAGCAAGAGAATGTGGAGCGCCATTGGAACTTAGTGATATCCATCAAAAATCTTTTCTCCCTGAAAGTTGTTCGAAAGTTATTTCTATTGAAAATTTTTATCAAGAATTACATCAATATAGAGATTACTTTTTTAAAATTAGAAAAGAAGCAGAAAAAGAAAAAAAACGTCTACGTTTTATTGCTCGTTATGAAAATGGTCGAGCTTCTGTAGGTTTAGAATCTGTCAAACAAAGCCATCCTTTTTATCAGCTAGAAGGAAAAGATAATATGGTTTTATATAATACATCTCGTTATGCTGAACAACCTTTGATTATAAGGGGCGCAGGAGCTGGAGCAGAAGTAACTGCTTCTGGAGTATTTTCGGATATTATTAAAGCTACTAAATAA
- a CDS encoding urease subunit gamma → MHLTFYEKEKILLHMAGELAKKRLERGLKLNYPESVALITHYVMEGARDGKTVKELMFEAGSLLHYDQVMDGVYEMLNNVQVEATFPDGTKLVTIHHPIKKSIKKNSSNNNMMIPGQYDLLKEEISLLPGRPRIERVVSNVGNRPIQIGSHFHFYETNAALHFDRNGTKGYRLDIPSGRSIRFEPGETKEVFLVKIGGSQKIYGFSGKENTKI, encoded by the coding sequence ATGCATTTAACTTTTTATGAAAAGGAAAAAATTCTTCTTCACATGGCTGGAGAACTGGCAAAAAAGCGTTTAGAAAGAGGATTGAAATTAAATTATCCTGAGTCTGTGGCTTTAATTACTCATTATGTTATGGAAGGCGCACGTGATGGAAAAACAGTGAAAGAACTTATGTTTGAAGCAGGAAGCCTCCTACATTATGATCAAGTGATGGATGGAGTATATGAAATGCTTAATAATGTTCAAGTAGAAGCAACTTTTCCTGATGGAACAAAACTGGTAACCATCCACCATCCTATTAAAAAAAGCATTAAGAAAAATTCCTCCAATAACAATATGATGATCCCAGGACAATATGATCTTCTCAAAGAAGAGATTTCTTTATTACCTGGTAGACCTCGTATAGAAAGAGTAGTATCGAATGTTGGAAATCGGCCCATACAAATAGGGTCTCATTTTCATTTTTATGAAACAAATGCCGCTCTTCATTTTGATAGAAATGGAACTAAAGGATATAGACTAGATATTCCTTCTGGAAGGTCTATTCGTTTTGAGCCAGGTGAAACAAAAGAAGTTTTTTTGGTAAAAATAGGTGGGAGTCAAAAAATTTATGGTTTTTCCGGAAAAGAGAATACAAAAATATGA
- the ureC gene encoding urease subunit alpha, with translation MNIKKLDRESYASMYGPTKGDKVRLGDTSLWIEIEKDYTIYGDECVFGGGKVIRDGMGQHPFATRNEGVLDLVLTNAIIIDHWGVIKADLGIKNGIIVGIGKAGNPYFMDGVTSNMYIGAGTEVISSENLIVTAGSVDSHVHYICPQLFEVALENGTTTIIGGGSGPTTGTIATNCTSGVWNIQRMLKSTDHVPINFIFLASGNSSHPEALIEQINAGAGGLKIHEDWGSTPYVIDQCLNVSEKMDVQVNIHTDSLNESGYIEDTLKTFKNRTIHTYHTEGAGGGHSPDLLKVISHTNILPSSTSPTMPYTNNTLDEHLDMLMICHHLDSNLPEDIAFAKSRIRSETISAEGVLHDIGAISMTSSDSQAMGRIGEVVKRTWQTADKMKKERGPLKNDSHKNDNFRVKRYISKYTINPAITHGISEYVGSISTGKMADLVLWKPSFFGVKPELVIKSGMVAYASMGDPNATIPTPQPFMYRKMFGYFEPKLSSIFVSSHAINDGFLEKNEIKKKIKIVKGCRSLSKKDMILNGETPNLEVDPKNYSVYIEGKKITSNPSDFLPLSQRYFLF, from the coding sequence ATGAATATAAAAAAGTTAGATAGAGAATCTTATGCAAGTATGTATGGTCCGACTAAAGGGGATAAAGTCCGTTTGGGAGATACCTCTTTATGGATTGAAATTGAGAAAGATTACACTATTTATGGAGATGAGTGTGTTTTCGGAGGAGGTAAAGTTATTCGAGATGGAATGGGGCAACATCCATTTGCTACTAGAAACGAAGGAGTTCTGGATTTAGTTTTAACCAATGCTATTATCATTGATCATTGGGGAGTTATAAAAGCAGATCTTGGAATCAAGAATGGAATCATTGTTGGGATAGGAAAAGCTGGGAATCCATATTTTATGGATGGGGTGACTTCAAATATGTATATTGGCGCGGGAACTGAAGTTATTTCTTCAGAAAACCTGATTGTTACGGCTGGTAGTGTAGATAGTCATGTTCATTATATTTGTCCTCAATTATTTGAAGTCGCATTAGAAAATGGGACGACAACCATTATTGGTGGAGGATCAGGTCCTACTACAGGAACTATAGCTACTAATTGTACTTCTGGAGTTTGGAATATTCAAAGAATGTTAAAAAGTACAGATCACGTTCCGATAAATTTTATCTTTCTTGCGAGTGGAAATAGTTCTCATCCTGAAGCTTTAATCGAACAGATAAATGCTGGTGCCGGTGGATTAAAAATTCATGAGGATTGGGGAAGTACTCCATATGTGATAGATCAATGTTTAAATGTCTCGGAAAAAATGGATGTACAAGTAAATATTCATACAGATTCCTTAAATGAATCTGGTTATATAGAAGATACTTTAAAAACATTTAAAAATAGAACTATTCATACCTATCATACAGAAGGAGCAGGAGGGGGCCATTCTCCTGATTTATTAAAAGTGATATCTCATACAAATATTTTACCGTCATCTACAAGTCCTACTATGCCTTATACTAACAATACTCTTGATGAACATCTAGATATGTTAATGATATGTCATCATTTAGATTCCAATCTTCCGGAAGACATCGCTTTTGCTAAATCACGTATTAGATCTGAAACAATTAGTGCAGAAGGAGTATTACATGACATAGGAGCTATCAGTATGACTAGTTCAGATTCTCAAGCTATGGGAAGAATTGGAGAAGTCGTAAAACGTACTTGGCAAACGGCAGATAAAATGAAAAAAGAACGAGGACCTCTAAAGAATGATTCTCATAAAAATGATAATTTTAGAGTCAAGAGATATATTTCTAAATATACCATAAATCCTGCTATCACTCATGGAATTTCAGAATATGTTGGATCCATTTCTACTGGAAAAATGGCAGATTTGGTCTTATGGAAGCCATCTTTTTTTGGAGTGAAACCTGAATTAGTTATAAAAAGTGGCATGGTCGCGTACGCTAGTATGGGAGATCCTAATGCCACTATTCCTACCCCACAACCATTTATGTATCGTAAAATGTTTGGTTATTTTGAACCAAAATTGAGCAGTATTTTTGTTTCATCACATGCTATCAACGATGGTTTTTTAGAAAAAAATGAAATAAAAAAGAAAATTAAGATAGTCAAAGGATGTCGTTCTTTATCCAAAAAAGACATGATATTAAATGGAGAAACTCCAAATTTGGAGGTAGATCCAAAAAACTATAGCGTTTATATAGAAGGGAAAAAAATAACATCCAACCCATCGGATTTTTTACCGCTTTCTCAACGATATTTCTTATTCTAA
- a CDS encoding deaminase, which produces MVKIILLVKKKVGAIIVKNNRIISDGYNGTPSGFDNICEDKNGETKWYVLHAEANAILKMSTSSYSCKGAFLYITHFPCKECSKLIYQSKIKRVVYLYDHKYSIKNDGLNFFRKSKIIVDPIFIFLNDHETQMAE; this is translated from the coding sequence ATGGTCAAAATTATCTTATTAGTAAAAAAAAAAGTAGGAGCTATTATAGTCAAAAATAATCGGATCATATCTGATGGATACAACGGGACTCCAAGTGGATTTGATAATATATGTGAAGATAAAAATGGAGAAACAAAATGGTATGTTTTACATGCAGAAGCGAATGCTATTTTAAAAATGTCTACTTCTTCGTATTCTTGTAAAGGCGCTTTTTTATACATTACACATTTTCCATGCAAAGAATGTAGCAAATTGATTTATCAATCTAAAATTAAAAGAGTAGTATATTTATATGATCATAAATATTCCATAAAAAATGATGGATTAAATTTTTTTAGAAAATCTAAAATCATAGTAGATCCTATTTTTATTTTTTTAAATGATCACGAAACCCAGATGGCGGAATAG